One genomic region from Paramormyrops kingsleyae isolate MSU_618 chromosome 24, PKINGS_0.4, whole genome shotgun sequence encodes:
- the LOC111857270 gene encoding uncharacterized protein — translation MAAVTIKEEPLEIDVKQAARLHVDGETQTCCGIKQEGTRPMESGTQQSEEETSLNSASESEDEAAEDDLGEMAVVTIKEEMLESESEDSESEADHQLSCDSDDSFQSDVITEAVETSETERHSSVVKMTLDGAQHVYQGNRLKKMQFKGPQSDKILCGKNVHKRNELTERLYICSDCGKDFFGETELKSHQKSHRLGSTKRDTDPFALKAASNYQVTSQEVKLPFRCSHCDKGFARKGQLNRHEFIHSGQKPFSCSDCGKCFGNKWQLSAHQKIHTGEKPYSCTFCEKCFIRKGELTVHLKRHTGDKPFNCSFCGKGFTTKGEVNIHQRRHVGEKTIGLSHPSSLAAKAQFS, via the exons ATGGCTGCTGTCACCATCAAAGAGGAGCCCCTGGAAATCGACGTGAAACAAGCAGCAAGACTCCACGTTGACGGAGAGACTCAAACGTGTTGTGGAATTAAGCAGGAGGGCACTAGGCCCATGGAGAGCGGCACACAGCAGTCTGAAGAGGAGACGAGTCTG AACTCTGCATCTGAGAGTGAAGATGAAGCAGCTGAAGATGATCTTGGGGAAATGGCTGTGGTCACCATCAAGGAGGAGATGCTGGAGTCTGAATCGGAAGATTCTGAATCAGAAGCCGACCACCAGCTCAGCTGCGATTCGGACGACAGTTTCCAGTCGGATGTGATAACGGAGGCAGTGGAGACCagcgagacagagagacacagcagCGTCGTTAAAATGACTCTTGATGGTGCCCAGCACGTTTACCAAGGAAACCGCTTGAAAAAGATGCAGTTCAAGGGCCCTCAGTCTGATAAGATACTGTGCGGCAAGAATGTTCACAAGCGGAATGAACTAACAGAGAGACTGTACATCTGCTCTGATTGTGGGAAAGATTTCTTTGGGGAGACGGAACTAAAATCTCACCAAAAAAGTCACAGACTCGGGAGTACAAAGAGAGACACTGACCCATTTGCCTTAAAAGCAGCTAGTAACTATCAAGTAACAAGTCAAGAAGTAAAGCTGCCATTCAGGTGCTCCCACTGTGACAAGGGCTTTGCCAGGAAGGGCCAGCTGAACCGGCACGAGTTCATTCACTCCGGACAGAAACCATTTAGCTGTTCCGATTGTGGCAAGTGTTTTGGCAACAAATGGCAACTCTCTGCACACCAGAAAATTCATACAGGCGAGAAGCCCTACAGTTGCACCTTTTGCGAAAAGTGTTTTATAAGGAAGGGTGAGCTCACGGTACATCTGAAACGACACACAGGAGACAAGCCCTTTAACTGTTCGTTCTGCGGAAAGGGCTTTACCACGAAGGGTGAGGTTAACATCCACCAGCGCCGTCACGTAGGGGAGAAGACCATAGGCTTGTCCCATCCGTCGAGTCTTGCAGCAAAGGCCCAATTTTCTTAG
- the rps6ka3a gene encoding ribosomal protein S6 kinase alpha-1 isoform X1 — protein MPLAQLADPWRKAALGPPEVLEESMCEEDDPMCDEGSVKEINITQHVKEGCERGDPQQFELLKVLGQGSFGKVFLVKKIRGPDAGQLYAMKVLKKATLKVRDRVRTKMERDILVEVNHPFIVKLHYAFQTEGKLYLILDFLRGGDLFTRLSKEVMFTEEDVKFYLAELALALDHLHSLGIIYRDLKPENILLDEDGHIKLTDFGLSKESIDHENKAYSFCGTVEYMAPEVVNRRGHTHSADWWSYGVLMFEMLTGTLPFQGRDRKETMTMILKAKLGMPPLLSPEAQSLLRNLFKRNPSNRLGAGPDGVEEIKRHSFFSSVDWNKLFRGEIPPPFKPASGRPEDTFYFDPEFTTKTPKDSPGVPPSANAHQLFRGFSFVATGPEDEREQLPGTGMSSIVQRLHRNTVQFTDMYDVKEDIGVGSYSICNRCIHKTAKMEYAVKIINKAKRDPTEEVEILLRYGQHPNVITLKDVYDDGRSVYLVTELMKGGELLDKILRQKFFSEQEASAVLHTITKTVEYLHAQGVVHRDLKPSNILYVDESGNPESIRICDFGFAKQLRAENGLLMTPCYTANFVAPEVLKKQGYDAACDIWSLGVLLYTMLTGFTPFANGPDDTPEEILARVSSGKFSLTGGYWNSVSAEAKDLVSKMLHVDPHQRLTAAQVLRHPWIIYRDQLPKFQLNRQDAPHLVKGAMAATYSAINRNVPPVLEPVGCSTLAQRRGVKKQPSTAL, from the exons GTGTTTCTGGTGAAGAAGATCAGAGGCCCAGATGCTGGCCAGCTGTACGCCATGAAAGTGCTTAAGAAGGCCACTCTTAAAG TGCGAGACCGTGTCCGGACCAAGATGGAGCGGGACATCCTGGTGGAGGTGAACCACCCCTTCATAGTCAAGCTGCACTATG CATTTCAGACAGAGGGGAAACTCTATCTGATCCTCGACTTCCTGCGAGGTGGAGATCTATTCACCCGCCTGTCCAAAGAA GTCATGTTCACTGAGGAGGATGTGAAGTTCTACCTGGCTGAACTGGCTCTGGCTCTGGACCACCTCCACAGCCTGGGCATCATCTACAGGGACCTGAAGCCTGAGAA CATTCTCCTGGATGAGGACGGCCACATTAAACTGACAG ACTTTGGGCTGAGCAAAGAGTCCATTGACCATGAGAACAAGGCGTACTCCTTCTGTGGGACCGTGGAGTACATGGCCCCCGAGGTGGTGAACCGCAGAGGCCACACCCACAGCGCTGATTGGTGGTCCTACGGCGTGCTCATG TTTGAGATGCTGACTGGAACCCTGCCATTCCAGGGGAGGGACCGCAAGGAGACCATGACCATGATCCTCAA AGCCAAGCTGGGGATGCCGCCTCTCCTGAGCCCAGAGGCACAGAGTCTCCTGCGAAACCTGTTCAAACGCAACCCTTCCAACAGACTGG gtgCTGGCCCAGATGGCGTTGAGGAGATTAAGAGACACAGCTTCTTCTCCAGTGTAGACTGGAAT AAACTCTTCAGGGGAGAGATCCCGCCACCCTTTAAACCAGCCAGCGGTCGGCCTGAGGACACCTTCTACTTTGACCCAGAATTCACCACAAAGACCCCCAAAG ACTCCCCAGGTGTTCCCCCCAGCGCCAACGCCCACCAGCTCTTCCGGGGCTTCAGCTTTGTGGCCACCGGCCCCGAGGACGAGCGAGAGCAGCTGCCCGGCACGGGCATGTCCTCCATTGTACAG CGACTGCACAGAAACACGGTGCAGTTCACCGACATGTACGACGTGAAGGAGGACATCGGCGTGGGGTCCTACTCCATCTGCAACCGCTGCATCCACAAGACCGCCAAGATGGAGTACGCCGTGAAG ATCATCAACAAAGCCAAGAGGGACCCCACAGAGGAGGTGGAGATCCTGCTGAGATACGGACAGCACCCCAACGTCATCACCCTGAAGGAT GTGTATGATGATGGCCGCTCTGTGTACTTGGTGACGGAGCTGATGAAAGGAGGAGAGCTGCTTGACAAGATTCTCCGGCAGAAGTTCTTCTCTGAGCAGGAGGCCAGTGCTGTGCTCCACACCATCACCAAAACCGTGGAGTATCTTCATGCACAGGGG GTGGTCCACAGAGACCTGAAGCCTAGCAACATCCTCTATGTGGACGAGTCCGGGAATCCCGAGTCCATCCGCATCTGTGACTTCGGCTTCGCTAAGCAGCTGCGTGCAGAGAACGGGCTGCTGATGACCCCCTGCTACACTGCCAACTTCGTGGCCCCCGAG GTGCTGAAGAAGCAGGGTTAcgatgctgcctgtgacatctgGAGCCTGGGCGTGCTGCTCTACACCATGTTGACTGG ATTCACCCCCTTTGCCAACGGCCCCGATGACACCCCCGAGGAGATCCTGGCCCGCGTCAGCAGTGGCAAGTTCTCTCTGACAGGAGGCTACTGGAATTCTGTGTCAGCAGAGGCCAAG GACCTGGTGTCCAAGATGCTGCACGTGGACCCCCACCAGAGGCTGACTGCGGCGCAGGTTCTCAGGCACCCCTGGATCATCTACAGGGACCAGCTGCCCAAGTTCCAGCTCAACAGGCAGGACGCTCCGCATCTGGTCAAG GGTGCCATGGCTGCCACATACTCTGCGATCAACAGGAACGTCCCCCCCGTGCTGGAGCCCGTGGGCTGCTCCACACTGGCTCAGCGCCGCGGTGTGAAAAAGCAGCCGTCGACTGCCCTGTGA
- the rps6ka3a gene encoding ribosomal protein S6 kinase alpha-1 isoform X3 has protein sequence MCEEDDPMCDEGSVKEINITQHVKEGCERGDPQQFELLKVLGQGSFGKVFLVKKIRGPDAGQLYAMKVLKKATLKVRDRVRTKMERDILVEVNHPFIVKLHYAFQTEGKLYLILDFLRGGDLFTRLSKEVMFTEEDVKFYLAELALALDHLHSLGIIYRDLKPENILLDEDGHIKLTDFGLSKESIDHENKAYSFCGTVEYMAPEVVNRRGHTHSADWWSYGVLMFEMLTGTLPFQGRDRKETMTMILKAKLGMPPLLSPEAQSLLRNLFKRNPSNRLGAGPDGVEEIKRHSFFSSVDWNKLFRGEIPPPFKPASGRPEDTFYFDPEFTTKTPKDSPGVPPSANAHQLFRGFSFVATGPEDEREQLPGTGMSSIVQRLHRNTVQFTDMYDVKEDIGVGSYSICNRCIHKTAKMEYAVKIINKAKRDPTEEVEILLRYGQHPNVITLKDVYDDGRSVYLVTELMKGGELLDKILRQKFFSEQEASAVLHTITKTVEYLHAQGVVHRDLKPSNILYVDESGNPESIRICDFGFAKQLRAENGLLMTPCYTANFVAPEVLKKQGYDAACDIWSLGVLLYTMLTGFTPFANGPDDTPEEILARVSSGKFSLTGGYWNSVSAEAKDLVSKMLHVDPHQRLTAAQVLRHPWIIYRDQLPKFQLNRQDAPHLVKGAMAATYSAINRNVPPVLEPVGCSTLAQRRGVKKQPSTAL, from the exons GTGTTTCTGGTGAAGAAGATCAGAGGCCCAGATGCTGGCCAGCTGTACGCCATGAAAGTGCTTAAGAAGGCCACTCTTAAAG TGCGAGACCGTGTCCGGACCAAGATGGAGCGGGACATCCTGGTGGAGGTGAACCACCCCTTCATAGTCAAGCTGCACTATG CATTTCAGACAGAGGGGAAACTCTATCTGATCCTCGACTTCCTGCGAGGTGGAGATCTATTCACCCGCCTGTCCAAAGAA GTCATGTTCACTGAGGAGGATGTGAAGTTCTACCTGGCTGAACTGGCTCTGGCTCTGGACCACCTCCACAGCCTGGGCATCATCTACAGGGACCTGAAGCCTGAGAA CATTCTCCTGGATGAGGACGGCCACATTAAACTGACAG ACTTTGGGCTGAGCAAAGAGTCCATTGACCATGAGAACAAGGCGTACTCCTTCTGTGGGACCGTGGAGTACATGGCCCCCGAGGTGGTGAACCGCAGAGGCCACACCCACAGCGCTGATTGGTGGTCCTACGGCGTGCTCATG TTTGAGATGCTGACTGGAACCCTGCCATTCCAGGGGAGGGACCGCAAGGAGACCATGACCATGATCCTCAA AGCCAAGCTGGGGATGCCGCCTCTCCTGAGCCCAGAGGCACAGAGTCTCCTGCGAAACCTGTTCAAACGCAACCCTTCCAACAGACTGG gtgCTGGCCCAGATGGCGTTGAGGAGATTAAGAGACACAGCTTCTTCTCCAGTGTAGACTGGAAT AAACTCTTCAGGGGAGAGATCCCGCCACCCTTTAAACCAGCCAGCGGTCGGCCTGAGGACACCTTCTACTTTGACCCAGAATTCACCACAAAGACCCCCAAAG ACTCCCCAGGTGTTCCCCCCAGCGCCAACGCCCACCAGCTCTTCCGGGGCTTCAGCTTTGTGGCCACCGGCCCCGAGGACGAGCGAGAGCAGCTGCCCGGCACGGGCATGTCCTCCATTGTACAG CGACTGCACAGAAACACGGTGCAGTTCACCGACATGTACGACGTGAAGGAGGACATCGGCGTGGGGTCCTACTCCATCTGCAACCGCTGCATCCACAAGACCGCCAAGATGGAGTACGCCGTGAAG ATCATCAACAAAGCCAAGAGGGACCCCACAGAGGAGGTGGAGATCCTGCTGAGATACGGACAGCACCCCAACGTCATCACCCTGAAGGAT GTGTATGATGATGGCCGCTCTGTGTACTTGGTGACGGAGCTGATGAAAGGAGGAGAGCTGCTTGACAAGATTCTCCGGCAGAAGTTCTTCTCTGAGCAGGAGGCCAGTGCTGTGCTCCACACCATCACCAAAACCGTGGAGTATCTTCATGCACAGGGG GTGGTCCACAGAGACCTGAAGCCTAGCAACATCCTCTATGTGGACGAGTCCGGGAATCCCGAGTCCATCCGCATCTGTGACTTCGGCTTCGCTAAGCAGCTGCGTGCAGAGAACGGGCTGCTGATGACCCCCTGCTACACTGCCAACTTCGTGGCCCCCGAG GTGCTGAAGAAGCAGGGTTAcgatgctgcctgtgacatctgGAGCCTGGGCGTGCTGCTCTACACCATGTTGACTGG ATTCACCCCCTTTGCCAACGGCCCCGATGACACCCCCGAGGAGATCCTGGCCCGCGTCAGCAGTGGCAAGTTCTCTCTGACAGGAGGCTACTGGAATTCTGTGTCAGCAGAGGCCAAG GACCTGGTGTCCAAGATGCTGCACGTGGACCCCCACCAGAGGCTGACTGCGGCGCAGGTTCTCAGGCACCCCTGGATCATCTACAGGGACCAGCTGCCCAAGTTCCAGCTCAACAGGCAGGACGCTCCGCATCTGGTCAAG GGTGCCATGGCTGCCACATACTCTGCGATCAACAGGAACGTCCCCCCCGTGCTGGAGCCCGTGGGCTGCTCCACACTGGCTCAGCGCCGCGGTGTGAAAAAGCAGCCGTCGACTGCCCTGTGA
- the rps6ka3a gene encoding ribosomal protein S6 kinase alpha-1 isoform X4, producing MKVLKKATLKVRDRVRTKMERDILVEVNHPFIVKLHYAFQTEGKLYLILDFLRGGDLFTRLSKEVMFTEEDVKFYLAELALALDHLHSLGIIYRDLKPENILLDEDGHIKLTDFGLSKESIDHENKAYSFCGTVEYMAPEVVNRRGHTHSADWWSYGVLMFEMLTGTLPFQGRDRKETMTMILKAKLGMPPLLSPEAQSLLRNLFKRNPSNRLGAGPDGVEEIKRHSFFSSVDWNKLFRGEIPPPFKPASGRPEDTFYFDPEFTTKTPKDSPGVPPSANAHQLFRGFSFVATGPEDEREQLPGTGMSSIVQRLHRNTVQFTDMYDVKEDIGVGSYSICNRCIHKTAKMEYAVKIINKAKRDPTEEVEILLRYGQHPNVITLKDVYDDGRSVYLVTELMKGGELLDKILRQKFFSEQEASAVLHTITKTVEYLHAQGVVHRDLKPSNILYVDESGNPESIRICDFGFAKQLRAENGLLMTPCYTANFVAPEVLKKQGYDAACDIWSLGVLLYTMLTGFTPFANGPDDTPEEILARVSSGKFSLTGGYWNSVSAEAKDLVSKMLHVDPHQRLTAAQVLRHPWIIYRDQLPKFQLNRQDAPHLVKGAMAATYSAINRNVPPVLEPVGCSTLAQRRGVKKQPSTAL from the exons ATGAAAGTGCTTAAGAAGGCCACTCTTAAAG TGCGAGACCGTGTCCGGACCAAGATGGAGCGGGACATCCTGGTGGAGGTGAACCACCCCTTCATAGTCAAGCTGCACTATG CATTTCAGACAGAGGGGAAACTCTATCTGATCCTCGACTTCCTGCGAGGTGGAGATCTATTCACCCGCCTGTCCAAAGAA GTCATGTTCACTGAGGAGGATGTGAAGTTCTACCTGGCTGAACTGGCTCTGGCTCTGGACCACCTCCACAGCCTGGGCATCATCTACAGGGACCTGAAGCCTGAGAA CATTCTCCTGGATGAGGACGGCCACATTAAACTGACAG ACTTTGGGCTGAGCAAAGAGTCCATTGACCATGAGAACAAGGCGTACTCCTTCTGTGGGACCGTGGAGTACATGGCCCCCGAGGTGGTGAACCGCAGAGGCCACACCCACAGCGCTGATTGGTGGTCCTACGGCGTGCTCATG TTTGAGATGCTGACTGGAACCCTGCCATTCCAGGGGAGGGACCGCAAGGAGACCATGACCATGATCCTCAA AGCCAAGCTGGGGATGCCGCCTCTCCTGAGCCCAGAGGCACAGAGTCTCCTGCGAAACCTGTTCAAACGCAACCCTTCCAACAGACTGG gtgCTGGCCCAGATGGCGTTGAGGAGATTAAGAGACACAGCTTCTTCTCCAGTGTAGACTGGAAT AAACTCTTCAGGGGAGAGATCCCGCCACCCTTTAAACCAGCCAGCGGTCGGCCTGAGGACACCTTCTACTTTGACCCAGAATTCACCACAAAGACCCCCAAAG ACTCCCCAGGTGTTCCCCCCAGCGCCAACGCCCACCAGCTCTTCCGGGGCTTCAGCTTTGTGGCCACCGGCCCCGAGGACGAGCGAGAGCAGCTGCCCGGCACGGGCATGTCCTCCATTGTACAG CGACTGCACAGAAACACGGTGCAGTTCACCGACATGTACGACGTGAAGGAGGACATCGGCGTGGGGTCCTACTCCATCTGCAACCGCTGCATCCACAAGACCGCCAAGATGGAGTACGCCGTGAAG ATCATCAACAAAGCCAAGAGGGACCCCACAGAGGAGGTGGAGATCCTGCTGAGATACGGACAGCACCCCAACGTCATCACCCTGAAGGAT GTGTATGATGATGGCCGCTCTGTGTACTTGGTGACGGAGCTGATGAAAGGAGGAGAGCTGCTTGACAAGATTCTCCGGCAGAAGTTCTTCTCTGAGCAGGAGGCCAGTGCTGTGCTCCACACCATCACCAAAACCGTGGAGTATCTTCATGCACAGGGG GTGGTCCACAGAGACCTGAAGCCTAGCAACATCCTCTATGTGGACGAGTCCGGGAATCCCGAGTCCATCCGCATCTGTGACTTCGGCTTCGCTAAGCAGCTGCGTGCAGAGAACGGGCTGCTGATGACCCCCTGCTACACTGCCAACTTCGTGGCCCCCGAG GTGCTGAAGAAGCAGGGTTAcgatgctgcctgtgacatctgGAGCCTGGGCGTGCTGCTCTACACCATGTTGACTGG ATTCACCCCCTTTGCCAACGGCCCCGATGACACCCCCGAGGAGATCCTGGCCCGCGTCAGCAGTGGCAAGTTCTCTCTGACAGGAGGCTACTGGAATTCTGTGTCAGCAGAGGCCAAG GACCTGGTGTCCAAGATGCTGCACGTGGACCCCCACCAGAGGCTGACTGCGGCGCAGGTTCTCAGGCACCCCTGGATCATCTACAGGGACCAGCTGCCCAAGTTCCAGCTCAACAGGCAGGACGCTCCGCATCTGGTCAAG GGTGCCATGGCTGCCACATACTCTGCGATCAACAGGAACGTCCCCCCCGTGCTGGAGCCCGTGGGCTGCTCCACACTGGCTCAGCGCCGCGGTGTGAAAAAGCAGCCGTCGACTGCCCTGTGA
- the rps6ka3a gene encoding ribosomal protein S6 kinase alpha-1 isoform X2, with protein MGDGAVWTVPGPEHRSGRLDEGSVKEINITQHVKEGCERGDPQQFELLKVLGQGSFGKVFLVKKIRGPDAGQLYAMKVLKKATLKVRDRVRTKMERDILVEVNHPFIVKLHYAFQTEGKLYLILDFLRGGDLFTRLSKEVMFTEEDVKFYLAELALALDHLHSLGIIYRDLKPENILLDEDGHIKLTDFGLSKESIDHENKAYSFCGTVEYMAPEVVNRRGHTHSADWWSYGVLMFEMLTGTLPFQGRDRKETMTMILKAKLGMPPLLSPEAQSLLRNLFKRNPSNRLGAGPDGVEEIKRHSFFSSVDWNKLFRGEIPPPFKPASGRPEDTFYFDPEFTTKTPKDSPGVPPSANAHQLFRGFSFVATGPEDEREQLPGTGMSSIVQRLHRNTVQFTDMYDVKEDIGVGSYSICNRCIHKTAKMEYAVKIINKAKRDPTEEVEILLRYGQHPNVITLKDVYDDGRSVYLVTELMKGGELLDKILRQKFFSEQEASAVLHTITKTVEYLHAQGVVHRDLKPSNILYVDESGNPESIRICDFGFAKQLRAENGLLMTPCYTANFVAPEVLKKQGYDAACDIWSLGVLLYTMLTGFTPFANGPDDTPEEILARVSSGKFSLTGGYWNSVSAEAKDLVSKMLHVDPHQRLTAAQVLRHPWIIYRDQLPKFQLNRQDAPHLVKGAMAATYSAINRNVPPVLEPVGCSTLAQRRGVKKQPSTAL; from the exons GTGTTTCTGGTGAAGAAGATCAGAGGCCCAGATGCTGGCCAGCTGTACGCCATGAAAGTGCTTAAGAAGGCCACTCTTAAAG TGCGAGACCGTGTCCGGACCAAGATGGAGCGGGACATCCTGGTGGAGGTGAACCACCCCTTCATAGTCAAGCTGCACTATG CATTTCAGACAGAGGGGAAACTCTATCTGATCCTCGACTTCCTGCGAGGTGGAGATCTATTCACCCGCCTGTCCAAAGAA GTCATGTTCACTGAGGAGGATGTGAAGTTCTACCTGGCTGAACTGGCTCTGGCTCTGGACCACCTCCACAGCCTGGGCATCATCTACAGGGACCTGAAGCCTGAGAA CATTCTCCTGGATGAGGACGGCCACATTAAACTGACAG ACTTTGGGCTGAGCAAAGAGTCCATTGACCATGAGAACAAGGCGTACTCCTTCTGTGGGACCGTGGAGTACATGGCCCCCGAGGTGGTGAACCGCAGAGGCCACACCCACAGCGCTGATTGGTGGTCCTACGGCGTGCTCATG TTTGAGATGCTGACTGGAACCCTGCCATTCCAGGGGAGGGACCGCAAGGAGACCATGACCATGATCCTCAA AGCCAAGCTGGGGATGCCGCCTCTCCTGAGCCCAGAGGCACAGAGTCTCCTGCGAAACCTGTTCAAACGCAACCCTTCCAACAGACTGG gtgCTGGCCCAGATGGCGTTGAGGAGATTAAGAGACACAGCTTCTTCTCCAGTGTAGACTGGAAT AAACTCTTCAGGGGAGAGATCCCGCCACCCTTTAAACCAGCCAGCGGTCGGCCTGAGGACACCTTCTACTTTGACCCAGAATTCACCACAAAGACCCCCAAAG ACTCCCCAGGTGTTCCCCCCAGCGCCAACGCCCACCAGCTCTTCCGGGGCTTCAGCTTTGTGGCCACCGGCCCCGAGGACGAGCGAGAGCAGCTGCCCGGCACGGGCATGTCCTCCATTGTACAG CGACTGCACAGAAACACGGTGCAGTTCACCGACATGTACGACGTGAAGGAGGACATCGGCGTGGGGTCCTACTCCATCTGCAACCGCTGCATCCACAAGACCGCCAAGATGGAGTACGCCGTGAAG ATCATCAACAAAGCCAAGAGGGACCCCACAGAGGAGGTGGAGATCCTGCTGAGATACGGACAGCACCCCAACGTCATCACCCTGAAGGAT GTGTATGATGATGGCCGCTCTGTGTACTTGGTGACGGAGCTGATGAAAGGAGGAGAGCTGCTTGACAAGATTCTCCGGCAGAAGTTCTTCTCTGAGCAGGAGGCCAGTGCTGTGCTCCACACCATCACCAAAACCGTGGAGTATCTTCATGCACAGGGG GTGGTCCACAGAGACCTGAAGCCTAGCAACATCCTCTATGTGGACGAGTCCGGGAATCCCGAGTCCATCCGCATCTGTGACTTCGGCTTCGCTAAGCAGCTGCGTGCAGAGAACGGGCTGCTGATGACCCCCTGCTACACTGCCAACTTCGTGGCCCCCGAG GTGCTGAAGAAGCAGGGTTAcgatgctgcctgtgacatctgGAGCCTGGGCGTGCTGCTCTACACCATGTTGACTGG ATTCACCCCCTTTGCCAACGGCCCCGATGACACCCCCGAGGAGATCCTGGCCCGCGTCAGCAGTGGCAAGTTCTCTCTGACAGGAGGCTACTGGAATTCTGTGTCAGCAGAGGCCAAG GACCTGGTGTCCAAGATGCTGCACGTGGACCCCCACCAGAGGCTGACTGCGGCGCAGGTTCTCAGGCACCCCTGGATCATCTACAGGGACCAGCTGCCCAAGTTCCAGCTCAACAGGCAGGACGCTCCGCATCTGGTCAAG GGTGCCATGGCTGCCACATACTCTGCGATCAACAGGAACGTCCCCCCCGTGCTGGAGCCCGTGGGCTGCTCCACACTGGCTCAGCGCCGCGGTGTGAAAAAGCAGCCGTCGACTGCCCTGTGA